A single window of Ananas comosus cultivar F153 linkage group 17, ASM154086v1, whole genome shotgun sequence DNA harbors:
- the LOC109722772 gene encoding uncharacterized protein LOC109722772, translating to MPQVDLETLVCGGGGSDGKVSCETLIGGGGGEETAAAAAAAEDLDLPAESYRLRIGEDVDWTDVSAVYDRDDSTKGNTNPKSQQHQLANPSKARSNSQRFSGNLKAKAPPIIGLPGKIQHSSYLGSSARRPAAVRIFPKKARTGAGGRKPAVPESEPASPKVSCIGKVLSERERDRRRRRRRGSAEEMEEDDEGRSGCWGGLVAALRCAARCGGGGGHGGDTAEDSAPSPSRDSTANLGRVAAPEEAAPPQGPPGLGGMQRFSSGRREASWGGDLGVEGDGRVAFSAPLDQEEAATRRRSVGSIEDAQHDSD from the coding sequence ATGCCACAGGTCGACCTCGAAACCCTAgtttgcggcggcggcggcagcgacggcaaGGTGTCCTGCGAAACCCTaatcggcggcggaggcggagaggagacggcggcggcggcggcggcggcggaggacctgGACCTCCCGGCGGAGTCGTATAGGCTGCGGATCGGGGAGGATGTCGATTGGACGGATGTGAGCGCCGTGTACGATCGGGACGACTCCACGAAGGGGAACACGAACCCTAAGTCGCAGCAGCACCAGCTGGCGAACCCTAGCAAGGCGAGGTCCAATTCGCAGCGGTTCTCGGGGAATCTGAAGGCGAAGGCGCCCCCGATCATCGGCCTCCCGGGGAAGATCCAGCACTCGAGCTACCTCGGGAGCAGCGCGCGGCGCCCCGCCGCGGTGAGGATCTtcccgaagaaggcgaggacgGGGGCCGGGGGGAGGAAGCCCGCGGTGCCGGAGTCCGAGCCCGCCTCGCCTAAGGTCTCGTGCATCGGGAAGGTGCTCTCCGAGAGGGAGAGGGACCGGCGCAGGCGGAGGCGCCGGGGATCGGCGGAGGAAatggaggaggacgacgaggggCGGAGCGGCTGCTGGGGAGGCTTGGTGGCGGCGCTCCGCTGCGCCGCCcggtgcggcggcggaggcggccaCGGCGGGGATACGGCGGAGGACTccgcgccgtcgccgtcgaGAGACTCTACGGCGAACCTGGGGAGGGTTGCGGCgccggaggaggcggcgccgccgcaggGGCCGCCGGGGCTGGGAGGGATGCAGCGGTTCTCGTCGGGGAGGAGGGAGGCGTCGTGGGGAGGGGACTTGGGCGTGGAGGGCGACGGACGCGTGGCGTTCTCGGCGCCGTTGGATCAGGAGGAGGCAGCGACCCGGCGGAGGTCGGTGGGGTCCATTGAAGATGCTCAGCACGATTCGGATTGA